The sequence ATATATGCCAATGGCGCCACTATAGAAAATGATGGGCTTGAGATTGAATTACGATATGATTTTCTTAGAAAAGAAGATTGGAAAGGTTCCATTTCATTAAACTATAGCACTAACGAGAATATCGTGAGAGGTGTAGATGGTAATGGAGAATTTATCCAAGAATTCTCTGAAGGTACCTCTATTGAATCCGTAGCGATTGATGGCGAACCACTTGGAGTGTTGTACACTCAAGGTGCCTTAAGAAATGATGATGGAAGTTTGATTTTGGATGCAAATGGTTTCCCACAAGTAGATACCGGTGGAAACTTGATTGTTGGAGATCCCAATCCAGATTGGAGAGGTGGTCTACAGTTTGGGCTGTCGTATAAGAATTTGTCATTGGCAGCATCATTTGATACCAGTCAAGGAAATGATTTAGCACAACGAACCCGTTTTATTTTGTCCTTCTTTGGAACACATGCAGATGTAGGTAAAACGATTACGCTATCAGAAGATTTAGTGAACTTTGATGGAGATGTAATCCCAGCTGGCTCCGTGGTCAGAGGAAACGTTGGCAACTTTGGCGGAGGCAATGTATTGCTGGATGAGGAATACTACACCTCCTTATATGGCTTTGGAGATGGGAAACTAAATGAATTTGCGGTAGAAGATGGTAGCTGGACCCGACTTAGGGAACTATCACTGTCATACAGACTGGATTCTGAAAACTTTAAAAAGGCGACTGGTTTAAGTTCGGTAGAATTTACTGCTTCTGGTCGTAACTTGATTATCTGGACAGATGTTGTGGGTATTGACCCTGATGTTAATCAGTTTGGAGTTGGTAGAGCACGTGGTTTGGATTATTTCTCCAATCCTGGTGCAAGAACATATGCTTTTGGAATCAATTTTAATTTTTAATACGTAGGAAATTATGAAATCTATATATAAAATTATTTTATCATTGATTTTTCTAACCTCAGCATCTGGCTGTGATGATTATTTAGATGTAAATGATAATCCAAATCAACTAGTAGAAGTTCCTTCTGGAGATTTATTGCTAGCAGGAACATTATTGGCAAATGCCCAAGTACAACAAGGGCAGTTGGCTAGAACAAGTATGTACTATACAGGGGGCTTAATAGGTTTGCAGTTAGTACAACAGACCTTGTACAACTATGATTATACTCCTGGTGATTCTAATGCTGTTTGGGGACATCTTTACAACGGAATATTAGTCCAAAACAAAGAAATTCGCAGAATTTCTCCAGATGTTGGACTTTTACAAGGAATAATAGACGTTAATGAAGCTTTGGCCGTAGGTACAGCTACATCACTTTTTGGAGACATACCATATTCAACGGCCACACCTGATAATCCTGGAGTCGGATCAGAAGATCCTACCTTAGATGGGCAGGCTGAAATATATGCTGCCTTGCAAACGTTGCTTGACGGTGCAATTCCAAAATTGCAAAATGGTTCAACTACAAGCGTAACCAATAGTCAAGACAATTATTTTGGAGGAGATGCGGCTAGTTGGGTGGCCGCCGCTTATACTTTAAAAGCACGCTACTTTTTACAGACAAAACAATATGCACAGGCATTGGCCAATGTTGTAAATGGAATTAATAGTAGTGTGGGCACAATGTCCTACAATCCAATTGGAGATGTTCCCGGAAATAGTAACATCTTGTTCAATTTTGTAAACAGTAGTAGAGCCGGAGATATGACAGGGGATGGTGCATTTTACAGAGATCTGATGGATCCAGATAATGCGGGGAGCAGAAATAATGCAAAAACGGATGAAACCGCACGTAGAAACTATTCATACATAAGTGGAGACGGAAATCAGGCCGGCGGTATAGATGACGCCACTATTGCCATGAAGTTGGTAAGTTTTGAAGAAAACCTGCTTATTTGGGCGGAATGCTTGATAAGAGCAAATGACGACGTACAAGGTGCTATAGATAAATTAAACGAGCTAAGAGCTTATTTGGATACCGGTGCGTCCTTCAATCTTATAAATGGAGATGAGACTTTTAGCTACGAGCCATATGTACTCGCTGACTTTGAAGCTGGAGGTATGGAAAATCCAGAT is a genomic window of Flagellimonas sp. CMM7 containing:
- a CDS encoding SusD/RagB family nutrient-binding outer membrane lipoprotein, translated to MKSIYKIILSLIFLTSASGCDDYLDVNDNPNQLVEVPSGDLLLAGTLLANAQVQQGQLARTSMYYTGGLIGLQLVQQTLYNYDYTPGDSNAVWGHLYNGILVQNKEIRRISPDVGLLQGIIDVNEALAVGTATSLFGDIPYSTATPDNPGVGSEDPTLDGQAEIYAALQTLLDGAIPKLQNGSTTSVTNSQDNYFGGDAASWVAAAYTLKARYFLQTKQYAQALANVVNGINSSVGTMSYNPIGDVPGNSNILFNFVNSSRAGDMTGDGAFYRDLMDPDNAGSRNNAKTDETARRNYSYISGDGNQAGGIDDATIAMKLVSFEENLLIWAECLIRANDDVQGAIDKLNELRAYLDTGASFNLINGDETFSYEPYVLADFEAGGMENPDNIGTDRAVLREIIEERYVTGFSTYMPFNDVRRLRTETDLIVPFPLNNATTTVNPQRFLYAQEEINNNSNLPNPIPDLFTPTPVNQ